The DNA region CATAGTGTGGTTCCGACCCCTCGGGAGCGTCGAACACCACCGCGTCGAGCCCCGCGGCCACCGCACCTCGGATGCCGTCGGCAAGTCCCGACGGAGATCCGCTGACCACGATGTAGCGGTCGGGCAGCGACAGCGCGTTCCGACGCGCAGCAGCGTCGAAGGGAACGTCGAATCCCTGCGGCGGTGCGCCCGCGATCACCCGAACGCGGTCGCCGATCTTCGCCAGCTCCGAAAGACGCTCAGCCACGGCGTGAGACGGCACCACCACCGCGTCGGCATGTCTCACAGCTCGACGGAGCATGCCTCGCTGCCAGGCCGCATTCCCCTTGGACAGCAGCTCCGGCGCATCCCAGGCTCGCAGATCCCACACCGTGACCGTGGTCTGGTGGTTGTCGTGCACCCGATCATGGCGCACAAGGGGCGCCATCAGCGTCGGCGAATGGATGAGTCCGCCGCCGACACCCGGAGCGATCCCGAGCTGCCAGGCTGCGGCGAGTTCACGACGCCCCATCCCGAGCGTGCGGATGTCCCCTATTCCCGCCACAGGCACGGACGCGCCGGCCGGAACGATGGCGTCCACGGCGCAACCGGAGGGGGCGGTCGCGACCAGGCCGGCGGTGATTCCCACCGCGGCGTCCGCGTGATCGGCATCGACGACATCCACGAGCTGATCCAGAACAACACGCAGTCGAGCACCCATGCACACAGGCTATCCCCGCTGTGCCGCTCCCCCCGTGAGGTCAGCGCCCGCGCCGCCGTAGTGTCAGCGTTCGCACAGTTTTCGCCCACCACGGCCGCAGCGGTTCATGCTTGAATGCTCGGGTGAGCGATGGTCGACTTCCCGTCCGGCGCCGATGGATCGGGTGGACCGTCGGCATTCTGCTGACCCTTCTCCTCATCGCCGTCGGCTGGGTCACCGTCCGCGGGATCGGCGCCGTGAACGACCTTCAGCAGGTCGCGAAGGGTGCCTCGCAGCTGAAGGCCTCGATCGCTACCGGTGATCTCGACGGCGCGAGGCCGATCGCGCGGAGCATCGCTCACAACGCGGAGTCTGCGCACGCCCTGACCTCCGACCCGGTGTGGCACGCTTTCGGCGCCCTCCCCTGGATCGGACCGAACTTCAGCGCTGTGAGCGACATCGCCGAGATCGCCGACGATGTGTCGAACGACGCCCTCACGCCGCTCCTGGATGTTGCCGCGGACTTCGACCTGGCGAGCCTCGGCTTCGCCGGCGGAACCATCGACCTCGCACCGTTCGCCGAGATCGCCGGCCCGCTCGGCGCCGCGGACACGGCGCTCGGCACCGCGGAGTCGAAGGGCAGACGCATCGACGCGGACGCCACGCTCCCCCCGCTCGCCGATGCCATCCGCACCATGCGTTCATCGGTCGACGAGGCGGCGACCGTCGTCGGCTCGCTCCACGGCGCCGCCGTGCTGCTGCCGACGATGCTCGGCGGCGAAGGCCCGCGCAACTATGTGCTCGCGATGCAGAACAACGCGGAGCTGCGATCCTCGGGCGGGATCATCGGATCGATCGCCCTGCTGCATGCCGAGGGCGGCAAGATCTCGCTTCAGACCCAGGCATCGACTCGGGACTTTCCTCCGCTGGAGACCGGCCTGCCTCTCAGCGACTCCACGATCGCCCTGTTCGAGGATCGCCCCGGCCGATATCTGCAGAATCTCACCAGCATCCCTGATTTCCGTGAGGCCGGCGCCGCCATCGCCGCGCGGTGGGAGGGACGGTTCGGCGGGACCGTGGACGGCGTCATCGCCGTGGACGCCGTCGTCGCAAAGC from Microbacterium sp. SY138 includes:
- a CDS encoding glycosyltransferase; the encoded protein is MGARLRVVLDQLVDVVDADHADAAVGITAGLVATAPSGCAVDAIVPAGASVPVAGIGDIRTLGMGRRELAAAWQLGIAPGVGGGLIHSPTLMAPLVRHDRVHDNHQTTVTVWDLRAWDAPELLSKGNAAWQRGMLRRAVRHADAVVVPSHAVAERLSELAKIGDRVRVIAGAPPQGFDVPFDAAARRNALSLPDRYIVVSGSPSGLADGIRGAVAAGLDAVVFDAPEGSEPHYVEVASAAGLPERRAHVRGVLSIEDRAAILSGASAYVATSAVAGWPWRAVEAMALGIPVVAVDSGSHRDVLADGGVLASADELSEAVAAATGDSATRLSVLAADRSRAFSWASAAERLWALHADL
- a CDS encoding DUF4012 domain-containing protein, translating into MSDGRLPVRRRWIGWTVGILLTLLLIAVGWVTVRGIGAVNDLQQVAKGASQLKASIATGDLDGARPIARSIAHNAESAHALTSDPVWHAFGALPWIGPNFSAVSDIAEIADDVSNDALTPLLDVAADFDLASLGFAGGTIDLAPFAEIAGPLGAADTALGTAESKGRRIDADATLPPLADAIRTMRSSVDEAATVVGSLHGAAVLLPTMLGGEGPRNYVLAMQNNAELRSSGGIIGSIALLHAEGGKISLQTQASTRDFPPLETGLPLSDSTIALFEDRPGRYLQNLTSIPDFREAGAAIAARWEGRFGGTVDGVIAVDAVVAKHLIAATGDLTFGPFTATSENITDILLSEIYAAVPDPAVQDEIFAQAAGALFGAALSRAEPRALLGALSDSAAEGRIRIWSAHEPEETVLAASALGGTIPDDTSDTTSVGVLMNDTTGGKMDYYTRAAISTSVGTCQGTPTTQVRVTWTNTAPADAATTLPAYVTADGFYGVPAGTVRTLIAVYGPEGSTPSHIDRDGAEEGVQTAMIGDRSAVQHEVSLAPGESTTITIEFQGTGAGERLTEVLHTPLIDTPVTSRSPLRCAS